AAGGATATCAAAAAAGGAGTGCCTAGGACATATTTCCATGATAATACGATTAGCTCAGTAAAGCCAACTGAAAATTAAAGGCATGGCATGTATGACACAAATGTAGCCACCTCTAAACATCTCGTACTTTAAAATGCAGCGCTAAAGGTGATTTAGTTAAACTAAAGGCCtcttgtattttgcatttttaatgtatttattcttttcttttataaattatCCGGTTAGTTAGCGGCAGTTAATGGGTGTCGGCTATCAACAGCAAAATGAACTGAAACGGACATCCCTAATTTTATTCTATCATTTATCTGTGTCCGTTATGACAAAGGCTCCATCGGGAGAACCAGCAGtgatttatgcttttatttatataacattttactTACAAGACCTAGAAAGCCTGTAATCTATGAAGCTCATGATGAAATGAGACAGCGTAGCCTTTGTTCTAAAACTAGCATCATGAAAGTTGTTGAGGAAGTTGTGGGGTTACCTGGGATGCACGTATGCATATCCGTGGTTtaccaaacacattttaagtcaCGTTATCTTGTGCCTGATGATGTATTTCTCAAGCAGTTTGTCATGAGTGCAGTCAAATAGAGGAAGATTAacacgaggaaaaaaaaagaacagaagtACAGCAGCAGATGTGGTGGGAAAAAGGTTTCAAAGCAGAAGCTGTTAAATGAATTACAGCTGAATTACAGCAACGAGTTCCCAATGTGTCAGCAATTTGGTCATGAAagcaggaagaggaaaaaagaatagaataaaattagTATAGGGATGTCCTAATCAAACTTTTTCGGCCCTTATCTTAGTCCATTAATAATGTGTATCTgccattaataataataatgataataataataattaaaaaataaactttattgctACTGCGTTTTTCTAAAGTggagttacaaagtgcttcacaaattaaaatatagtaCTCTACCATacataagtaaaacaaaaaaaataaaataagcatcaTACACATATAATAAAGGAGATATAAAACAACAAGTGTTAATCAAATGTGTATCTGACATGCTGAAATAACAGCCTACGTAATAAAAaattctttattgttttttttacaagctgtttgATCAACATACTGGAGGTCCttattcataaatattaatgttCTTGAATTactgaaatgataaaatttagtttaattGGAGAATATGACTTCAAAAGAGCGTGACACAGTCAGTCAGAGACGTATCACTCCTCTGGAGTTGTTGAAACAGTCGTACAGTGGTGTAACAAAGTGGAGCTTCTTCCCCTCAAACACGGTCTTTGGCTGAAAACAGACAACAGTCATGTGTAATTTGTCATCAAGTTACTGAacaatttaatattaattaggtataatagcatttttaaaacgTAATGATAGTGTCAGAGTTTAGTGAATCTGTTCTGCTGTGGACAGACACTTTTTTTCGCATTCAGACACAAATTTTTACTGATATGTGAAAACTGAAGAGCCAGACTGTTGTAAAGGATACCTGCTCTGCAACGCTGGCAGGCCGAGGTGGACAAAACACTCTGAAGTACAGTAAAGAAAGGATGACATTTTGATCAGCTTTATTTTAACCAGTGTTGACCCAGCAAAATACGCAGCGTTTGACCTGATACCGACCCTTAAGAGCAGCTCAGGAGGTCTCTAGTTATTAGGTTACTTAGTGCGGTTTTGGGCCACAACGAGTCTGCAGAACAACGTGTCAAACATTCTTCAGGTCTGTAAACACCACTGAAAAATGgacatattttgttgtttttttccttcctttgtATTTTGATGGTAGTTCAAATAAGATTATACAGATGTTTACATCCATATAGAGGATTAATCCTAATGGCTTTAGTGATCCCCAAACCTTTTCATCTACTGCAATCATTAGGTCAGAATTTTAATTTGCtcaatttgttgtgtttattattcttttgtttattattaaatacTGTAGATTCATCCTGTTTATCCACTGAGGTACTGAACAGCTTTAACCTTTTATAAACAAAATCAGAGGAAGCTCAGTTTGAGCAGCGTGGCAGTTAATTCACTGGACTTCACCGCTTCAAGGAAAACTGTCAGTGTAATCCAGGAAACTGATTTCTtctgcatacatgcacacaggTTACTGTTCACCTGaactcagtttttaaagtaaTGAAGTGTGATGTAAATACAGTGGCATTTTAAGCAATGCCCGAGATGTTCTTAATAAGTACAACTTCATATAGAAAACCTGCAGTGAATGTTTACAGCTGCAttcactatatttttttattataatgctTGAAGACTTTTTCTATCCATTTTACCTACTAATTATTAAATACTTTATTTGTAGTTGTCAGAGGTTAAACTGTCCAAAATAGCTCAGTAAAGACAATAAAAGTATTATCTCCAACACAGTTTATTgtgaaacaaaagaaagcaaataacagaaaaatttACAAAGAATGCTGCACAGACACGTCAGGATTTAGTTttcaatttcagtgttttgtttatttgtttgttggttggCTGTCCATGTTCATTTGGACTGGATTTTcctaagagagagagagagagagatggagaaacaCAGTTTGAAAATAATGCATGCGCGATTTTAACAATACAATCACATCTACAAACATAAATCATGTTTATGAGCAGATGTAAACTGTGTCCATGTGACTACTAAAACTCCTACTTACATTAGTTAACGTTAATATTGTTCCCTACACCAAAACCTCCTGCATTGAACCCAATGTCTGCATTTATTGCGTTGCCAATACTTATTTCAATTCCTTTTCCTCCTGTtaatttaaagagaaaagtaaatagaatgaaatcaaattaactGATAATCTCTCGTACTTCTGTGCGAAATAATCAAAGTGCCTTTTTCTACAAGCAGCTTCCCAAGACTCACCGTTCACGTTACAGTTGTTCCCTACACCAATGCCTCCTACGTGGTCTCCAACTGTCATGTTACCTATGTTGCCAATGCCTATTTTGactccttctcctcctgttgaaaaacaaagaataataaataaggAATATCAGATCATTTTCAGCAGACATGCAGGCTTCCTATGGTCATTGAAAAACTGGAGAAGTCCTGGAATTTCACAGTCTCACTTTATAGGCTTGGGAAAGTAGTAGAATTAGTAAAGTCCTtaaaagttttgggaaagtcatgaaattttgttgtgtgtaatgaagcTAATGGTTACAGTAATTTTTCCAAGGATAACCTTCcacgtaatgtaacataatggcaaatttattattttttaattttgtttaccAACAGGaaagtttctttaaaacaatatcacaatatcttTTAGGCTATATGGCGATGCacaaatatatatcatatattctGAAATTTCCTCTAATCtgctgtaaactactaaaatacaaaattattaaataaactacagttaaaaatacataaaataccaatacaccataaaataaagttacataaactaaaaAACTCACCCATTACATTGCAGTTGTTTCCTGCACCAATGTCTCCTTTGTTTGATCCAGCTTCCATCTTACTTATGTTTCCAATATCGACTTCAACTCCTTTTCCTCCTGTTGAAAtacaaagaataataaatacagcAGCATCCCTGCTAATTTTACTGAGATCTGTATAAGGTATAATCCTTTGTATTTAAAGAATCTGCCCATTTCTGCCAAACTTCCCATCAGTGTAAGACAAAAACTCACCCATTACATTGCAGTTGTTCCCTGCACCAATGTCTCCATCATTGGATCCAACATCTAGCTTACTTATGTTGCCAATATCCACTTTGACCTCTTTTCCTCCTGTTGGAATACAAAGAATGATACATTAAACAAAATCCCATAAACTCTTAATCTTACTCACAGTTTTAGCGTGCAGATTCAGATTTATTGCACGAATATTGAATCAAAAATCATGATGATTTTATTAACTTCCCAACAATAGGAGACACTCACCGCTCACATTGCAGGTGTTCTTTGCACCAATGTCCCCTGCGTTGTCTCCAGCTGTCATGTTACTTACGTTGCCAACATTGACTGCTTTTCTTCctgttaaacacaaaaataatagaTGCAATCACTTTAGTCGCACAGTTTGTAGTCTcaggcactcagcttgtggggCTCAGAGcgccaaaaatacatttgaaaaactcaccagcaatgtctcttttcagaaatcatgacctggttataTAAGATAATTCACATACCTTGTTGTGAGCGGTTTTACATAGGATCTATCTTCTTTTTACCGTACTACACCCACCAAACACATTaatgcacagaaggaagtgtgcgtCTATGGATGAGGGACTGGTGCTTGTGACGGCACCGGACACAAGCATTAATGGCGTCCTTCTCGGCTGAGCTGTGACGGTAGCTGTCTCAGTAGTGCTAGGTTAGGTAGGTAGCAGCTGATGCACGATCGTATATATATTGAGAAGGCAGACTTTTGTTTTGTCGATATCTTCAATACTCAGAAACTCACAACAAAAATGGTGTCGATTTTTAAATAGCACTTTGGTTAAGAGGAAAGAAAGtctattttttgattttaggctgaactgtgcctttaaagagaaaatacaaaagttttACACATGAAAGTGTGTTTACAGGTTCTTGGGACTCCAAAGGGAGGTGCAAAGTTTGATAAGTTGCCTCAAatgatgtcacttgagtcaaCATTGCTTAGGGCTGAAGACTACAAATCTGAAAGTTACCACCTCTGTAGTCCACTCCTTACTCTGCTTTAGGCTACGGACTCAAGGCTACATTAGCTGCTACTGGCATAACCCACAACAGTCTCTGACCACACTGTCAGCTGTCGAGgagcattgtgggtaatgtaggcaccaGGTTTTACTGAGTAAGAAGAACGTgcggataaaaaaaaagataatatctGTGGTTGTGCTGCATCAGTTTCCATACTAAAAACTGATAACAGAACAGAAGTGCAAGGTTAAattcagtcaatcaatcaaactttatttatatagcaccttttaaacaaattaaatacaattcaaaatgctttacagtttgattgaagaaacaacaaacatgacaaagaacaacatacaaaataagcaaaatggATCTTAAATAagattaagaaattaaaaaagaataagtaTAAACCATAAAATAGTGATAAATTGGTGGAGTACTCCTTAACCAATATTTAGgactgtttatttactttatttaaattctgtAGAAATAGTCCCATATGAATCACAGAACTCACCACTGGTGTTCCCAGAGGCAGTGGATCCAGATCCAGTCCCACCTCCTGTCTTACATGAGTTCCCAGGATTTGACTGGGATCTTATTCCTCCTTTAgaataacaaagtaaaataaataaaacatagatagacagacagacagatagatgaTCATACACTTCCTTCAGCAATATGAAATAACTGAAcagtgaactgaactgaactacTCTCTGCTCAACTCATCGCTGATTCATACACTAACTACAGACTGTTATGAGAGACGTGAGAGAGATCATCAATCACAGCCAGTGTGCAGACGTTGAACTCACCACTAATGTTGATCACATTATCAGCGCCAATCTTCCCTTTGTTGGTCCCAACGACAATGTCTGTGCTGTTACTTATGTTGCGCGCCATTGTTCCTGCTGAAAATTCTTTGACATAAAAACCTTTGTAAAGACAACATCAGTGACAGGATCAGCTGAATACAAatataaagtagaaaataacaaatataattgTACTTTAAGAACAGAGCAATGGACGTTGACACATGCGGTTATTGTCTTACCTCTGGTTTCACACGTCGGTCCTGTGCTTATTGATTTGACGAGAGAGGATTCAGCTGTTCAGAGTGTCCGGCACAATTGTGTTGATGTCTTTGATGAGAACTTCCTTATAGTTagaagatgttttgtttgttctgcaAAACTCAAATCATCCCACAGAGTCTAAAGGGGGGTTTTAACACTGCTTCATCAGCTGATGTTAATTATAGAGAAACCAGAACATTTATTATGGATTAATCTTAGAACTGCTTCAACTTCtatcatgacattttaaaaaataagcatttaTATCAGCCAATTTTTGCAGATGACTTCACTACCAAAGAGGCATTTGTAGCTTTTTTCACTTGAACTTAAAACGGTGTGATTTTATACAAATATGCATTTATGTAACAAGCTATAACTCAAATTTTAAGCTTGTTAGATGCTGAGATATAGTGTCTAATATttaaaagatacaaatatacTACAAActtgtgatattgattttaatcATATCATTCAGCCCTTGTTTGACATTAACATTTtcatatctatctatatatttgtgtgtgtgcgtgtgtgtgtatgtatatactgtatgtatgtatgtgtgtgtctatacatacatacaaccAATTAGCTGTCCTGAgttgtttaaagttttaatacatttgataTCCTAACATTAATCTCTTTTTCATATCAAAATGTTGGATGTTATCTTGAGCACAGATATTAAGATTCAGCTGAAAAATCTCTTTTAGAAAGACAAGGTGTATTTTCCAGAGATAACcctctttaatgtttttttcttttattccaattttaatttaaccatatttaaaatcaacatTCACTCACACTTAGTGTACTGTATTCCTGTAAGTGTCCTCATAGGATGCccagtgatgtttttattttattaattttctctgCATGAACCTAAAGTAAAAATCGATGTGTTTATTGATTCAAACATAGTAAGCTCTGAATTCTTCGTAGTCTCCTCTACCTCTGTAGTAATAGTATATGCAGCCTCTTTATGCAGCAACTAAATCATAACTGGTGCAGCCACCTTTTACAGAAGTTGCTTAATATATTGAAAGGAGGTTATTAGTGTGTAATCACATTATAGTAAATCATCATAggttaaaagtaaatatatgtTCCACATTTTTTGATAACCCAACTATTGCTTTGTCATTTGCAATGAATTCATGACAAAGtttgaatgtaaaaatgaaGAATATAAGAACATTACCAAGGTCCTGGGcaatgtcagtaaaaaaaaaagtaaatattgagACAAAGACAGCATCATACAGCAGGTACCTTATTCATTCTTATTcctttattctttcttttcacttgtatttttttttttacattcttctcattaattatttttttctgccaattttAAATCATGacttaaacatttaacaaatggtgcagatttttttggaagtgttttcagttgGTGGGCTGTTTCCTGGAagggagaaagacaaagaaagtgtCCATGAGAAAATGATTATTCAGTTATACAATTCACAGGAAAAATTAACATGTAAGCACTTCATATGCAGACATCTGAAACTAACGAGGCAAGTGAATCTGTCGTCTTACCTCAGCTGATGTTGACTCTGTTTCCAGCACCAATAGATCCTGAGTTACTACCGACTAAAACATTAGCAGTGTTGCCAACACTGTCGCCAGATTTCAGTCCTCCTGTTGGAATATGAGGATTGagagaaagaataaaagatTAACCACAAAAACTCTGTTTGCCGTAAATAAACTGTTCATAAAGTTTTTGCAGTATGAGGGATAACCCACCTTCTATTTTATAGCTGTTTTCTGCTCCAATGCACGCTTTCTCCGTATTCTTCCCTACGACGGTGATGTCAGAGGTGTTTCCCAGAGCGGCATTTTGTTCAACACCTCCTGTAGAAGAGgtcaggagagaaaaagattCAACTAAACTGTCAAGACAACCTGGCAGGAAAGTACAGTCACACTCAAATTTACCTGTAACGTCAATGGCATTGTCAGCGCCAACCTTCCCTGCGTTGTCGCCAATGAAAATTTTTTCAGTGTCAGCAACTTTCGCCATTGTTCCTGTTGAAATCTATACAGTCAGAGAGAGAAGTAAAACTGATTATAATTTAAACTAGTTCAGTCAAACCGTTGAGTGTGAAAGATGAAGAGACTCCATCATAGCCTCAATATACAATGCAAACTAAAAATTAAGATCGTAACTTTGAAAGACAGCACTTGTCTGAGAAACGGACAGTGTTCACCTTACCACTGGTTTGAGATGTTCGTCTTGTGCCGTGAGGCGAGCTTGTTGAAGTGAAGTGAGAAGACTCAGCATTTATAAGTGTCCTGCTCATGCACGCTCACGTCTTTGAGAATTTCCGAGGAGAAACTTCCTTTATGTGGTTaacaggtgttttgttttttcagcaaaacTCCTCTGTTCCCACGGAGCCTAAAAGGGGATATGTGAGATTTGTCATGAGCTGAGGTTcaatttcaagaatttttttcttgtgttaatTGTACTGTGAAGGGCCCCTGCAGTTACAAAGTCATTGTCTTGCAGATTAAATTACACTTTATATTGCCTTCGATCTTTTCTGTTGAAGGAACAGCACTTCATATATCCTCACTAAGATATTTGGTTATTCATCCAAATTTTTTTATTAGCCAAATTTGTGCTCAGTAAATTGGtcaatattgtaattttatgaaatcaaaccagttttaaaTGTCTGTGAATACATTACAGCTTTGGTCACTGCTGTCCTCGtagtgggttgtttttttaacaattactGTAAAATCAACAGGATTCATGAGTGTCCTCTCAGTTTACTTCTTTTGACAAAAGCTGTTCAACTGTCTTTGttctagctaaaaaaaaagaaaaaaaagaccacaaattGGACGTTATTATTGTATTCAGAATTCATggattatttaaaacaataaacttaCAATTCTAAATTACAGGCTCATTTAATtcacaaaacaagcatttttataATATCATAATTTATCCACATACTAATCGACCAGCATGAAatttatgcattatttattattatatatttatttttttaatacattatttataGAAAGGATTACATGAATTGATCACAGTTTTGAAGACAAATAGTGGCATCTCTGAACTTTTAACATGTACTTTCAGCCAGTGCTGTGACATGTGAtatgttgatttgttttttctgtatcatTTATTGTGTAAGTTGACCCTCTATAGTATTTCATAGAAGACCCTGATATTCATTTGGCATGTAACATAACAAAGTCAGTGGGGTTCATcaatcaaatgtttaatcagaatcagaatctgggtttattgccaagtacatttacataaacaagGAATTTGAAATGGTATTTtagtgcaaaacaattaacatcaAGGAAggataaaaatattgaatttaaatagtataagacacaagataaaaatatagaagcaattgaatgaattacttcaaatttcagactttctacttttaaaaaaagtcccataCTGAAATCACAAAACCACTACGACTCACGAGTTTTAGTTCTGACTTCAACCTGAACTTTGAGTTCTGGTTTAGCGACTGTATGACCCCAAGCTTCACTTTCATTTTGAGTTTGTTGCAGCGCTGGACTAAAACTTGTGAATCAGCAGTGTGGTTGCTGGGAACAGcaaagacatttaaagggaaactttgccgATTGTCAACCAGTTGTGTGCGAATAATTCGTTTTTAACTGTTAAAAGAACTTTAAATAAACCAACCAACATGTTGGCTGATTCTAAATCATCCAGCATGTTGGTTGCTATTGTCAAAACGGCCCTAAGAGTAAATAcattgtaagtgtgtgtttttttcagaaatacatTATGCAACAGAGGGAAGACATCAGGCAGAGCGGGTTATT
This genomic window from Plectropomus leopardus isolate mb chromosome 13, YSFRI_Pleo_2.0, whole genome shotgun sequence contains:
- the LOC121952265 gene encoding uncharacterized transmembrane protein DDB_G0289901-like isoform X1 translates to MARNISNSTDIVVGTNKGKIGADNVINISGGIRSQSNPGNSCKTGGGTGSGSTASGNTSGRKAVNVGNVSNMTAGDNAGDIGAKNTCNVSGGKEVKVDIGNISKLDVGSNDGDIGAGNNCNVMGGKGVEVDIGNISKMEAGSNKGDIGAGNNCNVMGGEGVKIGIGNIGNMTVGDHVGGIGVGNNCNVNGGKGIEISIGNAINADIGFNAGGFGVGNNINVN
- the LOC121952265 gene encoding uncharacterized transmembrane protein DDB_G0289901-like isoform X3, translating into MARNISNSTDIVVGTNKGKIGADNVINISGGIRSQSNPGNSCKTGGGTGSGSTASGNTSGRKAVNVGNVSNMTAGDNAGDIGAKNTCNVSGGKEVKVDIGNISKLDVGSNDGDIGAGNNCNVMGGEGVKIGIGNIGNMTVGDHVGGIGVGNNCNVNGGKGIEISIGNAINADIGFNAGGFGVGNNINVN
- the LOC121952265 gene encoding uncharacterized transmembrane protein DDB_G0289901-like isoform X2: MARNISNSTDIVVGTNKGKIGADNVINISGGIRSQSNPGNSCKTGGGTGSGSTASGNTSGRKAVNVGNVSNMTAGDNAGDIGAKNTCNVSGGKEVKVDIGNISKLDVGSNDGDIGAGNNCNVMGGKGVEVDIGNISKMEAGSNKGDIGAGNNCNVMGGEGVKIGIGNIGNMTVGDHVGGIGVGNNCNVNGKSSPNEHGQPTNKQINKTLKLKTKS